Within the Kluyveromyces lactis strain NRRL Y-1140 chromosome A complete sequence genome, the region CTGTCAAGTAATTTAAACTTCAGGCTAAAGAGAAAATAATGTGATATTCAAAGTATCAAGAGACagtgagaaaaaaagaaaagctGAAGGGCATTAAATAGATAGCATTTGCAACGGGAAACACCATAATGAATGAAGGCGTACAGCGTGCGCTACTTTGCAAATACAGTTGAAATTACAGTTCCTAGCTGCAGTCCCTTTACTGAGCgaatgattttttttctttcctaTTCCCGGCATTACTTTCAGATTGTGGTTCGAAGTACGAGACGAGTCTAGGACTGACAATATTTCGATTTCAAAATCGTACCGGATTAGAACAATGGATTAAAAACCCCAAGTTAAGAtacacaaaaaaaaaactcaTACATGTCTGTAGCTCTTCCATGCTgctgtttcttcaattcgTACATGGCCTCTACGTCAATCTCACCAGAGGTGAGGTGGGTAAAAAAGCGGCCAGTGAATTATAATTATAATTTCTGTTGATAGAAAGAGTGCGGCGCAGGTTCTAACTTGCACAGAAAAGAGCATACAAATTTCGGTTAATGTGGAAACACTGATCTTCTGGTAGGAAAGTAGGCTATGTAGAGGAGTCTGGAAAAAATACACAAACTTCTAGTACACATGACAAGGAAAAGCATACTACTTCAGCTGTAGGTAAGGGGGGAGGGGGGGaatttttctcttctgcTGTCGAGATTAGGACAACTTTAAATTGCTGCTCGGTATATggtttgaaaaagaaatgagcTGTGGTGTGTATAACGCTTGGGTCAATAGGAAAATCGTAAAAGGAAATTGCAAGATTACGAGAACCAGAAGTGTCCAGCAGGCCGTTCAAGATGtacgttttttttttttttttggcttGGAAACTAGTTGGTTTTTTATGATAGCGAGCTGCGGGAGTTTCAGTATAATATCGTTGATCATGCCTGTTCTATATGCGATGTTCGAAGACAGGATCATCCTAGCAGAAGATGTTGTTTTTTCCGGTCCTCTGTTCCAACATAGTATAGCTATGTATTTCTAATGGTTACTGTTGGTTTCACAAATTGTTGATTATAGGGGTCCAGACTCTGTTACATTGCCAGTTTTAAGTATTAcatgaagaaagaatactGACTTTGTGCACAAGAAAATGACGTGGTGATCCCAACCGAATTCTGCACTATATTATGTTAAAAAATTTCCACTTAACCTACTTACGGCTACAGAGTCTACCAATGTGGGCAATAATATCCGGAATATAATCTAACATTTGGTTTTACAGAGGCAAAGAGGCACTGATTATTTCCCCGCTTTCCTCTTTTGTGGGAACCTTTCCGACAGTTCCCGCCATATTTAGCAAGAATGTAGTTATATCAAGACACCCTTTATCCCGGTAAAGAGGCACGTCGCAGTTGTTATGCTTCAAATTTGTCCCATTCAAAAAGTCGGGTTGTAGCACAAATTCTCTACACAGTCTACACATTTCATTTCTGTAACAAgtatatattgaaaagcaGTAACAAGAGCACAATTAAAAAAACGCCGCAAATTTACTGCCAGCTTGGAATATGCTGTATCCAAAACGGGAGTAATTGCCACGTATCATCGGCTTCTTATActgttctttctctttttctaaGAATTCCAGCTCTTGAAAAGACGTTCCTGTAGGACGAAATTCgcattttttctttttcttgatcGATCGCTAAGAAAAGCCAGTAGATACTTAGTTAAACACCCGCATCTCTCGAAGGACGGTACATGAAGATACCGATTCAATAGACGAGCTGCATCGTTTTCCCAGTCTGACCAACGCAATCATTACTTATACGAACAGAAACATTTATACTACACATGATATCCAAGTTTCAAAACCTAAACTACTAAATCACAGGTAGCTGATCAGTTCTGTGAGTTTGACAAAAATCAGAATTAGCATTAGCTTTTACAAATAATTGTCAGTTCGAAACAATTCTTGTAATTGGAATTTCGGATTTCGGCATATCTGCCTTTTACAGACCCTTCGGTCGGGTTCCACGCCGTGGAGAAGACACTTTCACTCACGTTCTTTTTCCTTCCTGTTTATCCAGAACAAGATTCTTTACGTTAACCGGGAAAGGAAATTGATACcgtttgaagaacaatgcaaatggaaaaaaaagcagctgtttttttccaatgaaTGATTACAAAGGCAACCAATCTCGTAATCCATATACCGTTTCAGGTGTGTACATGCTTTCCACCTGTTTGCAAGCTGTCCTGGTTTTCAATAGGCATGGAAAGATACATTTTGACTGAGCTCAGCCCGGCTTATCTCATTGATACCTGCAAACGTGTCTACTGTGATGCGccaagaaataaaaaaaagccTTTTTTCACAGAAATCTATGTGCAGAAGATGAGGGTACCAGGTGGTAAGCAAAGGGTCCAGCCAACCATCGTTTCATAGTCGCAATATATTCATTCTCAGCTTCTGGTTAGATGAAGCTGTATATGATACGAATTGACAGTAACGAAGGGTGAATACGGTACATCTTAGCATAAGACACCCTTGAAATACGGTATCTTTAATTCTTCCATGAAACAAACCTGTAGGGTGCTCTTCTTGATTCTCAGCTGATTAACGACAATTAGTACAACTTGCCTTGCAAGTTAGTAGCTTCTGCGAGTCTTTTCTAGCCAAAGGCCGATCTTTTCGGCCAGTCGTTACCCACCGAAACTTGTCTAGGGATACAACTGGAATATCGGGTAATAAATTAAATTCCTTGCGTAAAGTCTGTCGATACTATTGTCTATTGCGTACCAGTAAGCCGGAAAAATACAATCTTTAATGAACGATATAtgattgaaaagaaatgtaATTCCCGGAATAAAATACTATGTCGGCATCTGCAACATCTTGATAGGTACGCCTTAATCTTATTCCATTTGCAAAGTGGTTAGTCGTCCCTTATTTCAACTAGTAAACATCCTTATACATGATTCTACGTAAAAAATTAAGACATTGTCAGTAAAAGGGGTCTGGGTTGACTGGTACTTGTCCAGTTTTAAGCAGAGTATTTTTCAGCATGTAATCCAAGACCTTCAACCGCATCTGAATTGACAAACCAGCGAGTCTTTGCGTCATTTTCCTTGTTGACAATGGTACATGGTAACTCTTGGTTttgtttgttgaagatttcGTCTAATATTGGTTTCTTACCACTTCCTTCAGCAACGAAAGCTAAAGACTTACTTGCGGAAAGAACAGGTAAAGTTATGGTGATTCTATCACTTGGAGGTTTTGGAGAATCATGACACCATAAAACCTTGCGTTTATTCTCTTCTAGAAGATATTTGTGTGCTTCACCTGGGAACAATGAACAAGTGTGACCATCTGGGCCGCATCCCAATagaatcaaatcaaatgGTTCCTTTGGTAGTAGACTTTCGTACTCGTTCGATACCTTTTCGTTCTCCGATCCACCTTCTTGCACCAAGGATTCGTTGATGGTGTAAACAACAGGACCAATGACCTGTTTACGtgtcaattcttccaatacaGCTTGCTTGAAAGCACCGTAGTTGCTGTCCTTATCTTCAAGAGGAACTAATCTTTCGTCACTGAAATAAACGTGCCATTTGGCCCACTGTATTTGTTTAGAGACAGAAGGATCATCGACGAGTGCTTTACGTAAAACATTGATTAAGGACCCACCACTGATAGCAACGTTAAATCTGCCATGGCTCTCTAAGGCCTTATTTTGTTCTGCAACAATGAATTCACCCACTGAGGAGGCTAATTCActtgaattggaatattcATGAACGGAAACCATTATCTAAGTAATAATCACTAAAACTGTTCAGCGTGTCTGGATATCTGGATACCTTTAAGATACTATTAGGCCCTATCTGCAGCCAGAAACAAACATGTATTGTGATAAACCCGATACTCTTTGCTATTCAAAGAGAAccttttttccttttatactatttgaaaccattttttttcaagttttcacCATTACATTACTATTATGCATATTTGTATTTATATACTGGTATTATATGACATTGACTTGCCTTATCCATGGACTGTCACTTCTGATAGCACTTCCCATTCTTCTACAGGACCTTCACATCTGACCACTTTGAAAGTCAACGGGAAAGACCATCCTTTGAGAGTGTGTTGTAATTTATACGCGTCTTGGTCCCTGCTATGCGACTCTATTTCTTCTGTAGTTACATCAAATAAGTCTTCAATTCTCTGCCTTATCAACCGTATCATTGCTTGGTCCATCGGATAGATATCTGAGTAGGCTAGCGAAAGATGTGGATGGAATTCCTCAAATAACCAGGTATCAATGTTCAATTCTCCGACGAACATCGATCTTATCAACTTCGCGAGACTGTACAACATAGGGTTTGGTTTGCACT harbors:
- a CDS encoding 6-phosphogluconolactonase (similar to uniprot|P38858 Saccharomyces cerevisiae YHR163W SOL3 Glucose-6-phosphate dehydrogenase weak multicopy suppressor of los1-1 mutation homologous to Sol2p and Sol1p) gives rise to the protein MVSVHEYSNSSELASSVGEFIVAEQNKALESHGRFNVAISGGSLINVLRKALVDDPSVSKQIQWAKWHVYFSDERLVPLEDKDSNYGAFKQAVLEELTRKQVIGPVVYTINESLVQEGGSENEKVSNEYESLLPKEPFDLILLGCGPDGHTCSLFPGEAHKYLLEENKRKVLWCHDSPKPPSDRITITLPVLSASKSLAFVAEGSGKKPILDEIFNKQNQELPCTIVNKENDAKTRWFVNSDAVEGLGLHAEKYSA
- the CPD1 gene encoding 2',3'-cyclic-nucleotide 3'-phosphodiesterase (similar to uniprot|P53314 Saccharomyces cerevisiae YGR247W CPD1 Cyclic nucleotide phosphodiesterase hydrolyzes ADP-ribose 1'' 2''-cyclic phosphate to ADP- ribose 1''-phosphate no detectable phenotype is conferred by null mutation or by overexpression), whose amino-acid sequence is MGISLWLCPYGHSPEYETFKTLIESLQTLFPNSPVFEPHVTVCSGLSCENMEEVHKVLEMAHHAINAVKSKVDSENALVEFDGFNIGKKYFEKCRLECKPNPMLYSLAKLIRSMFVGELNIDTWLFEEFHPHLSLAYSDIYPMDQAMIRLIRQRIEDLFDVTTEEIESHSRDQDAYKLQHTLKGWSFPLTFKVVRCEGPVEEWEVLSEVTVHG